One part of the Bacteroidales bacterium genome encodes these proteins:
- a CDS encoding DUF1987 domain-containing protein: MIPLRIQATNESLEVNLDKEMSRFEFYGKSLPENPNEFFEPVLKWFREYVKEPNKETILVFKMEYFNTASSKRILDILSICYEIHKNKQSIFVNWFYHFNDEDMKETGESFSEIVHLPFKYITY, from the coding sequence ATTATACCGTTAAGAATTCAAGCCACCAACGAAAGTTTAGAGGTAAATCTTGATAAAGAGATGAGTCGTTTTGAATTTTACGGAAAATCGCTTCCTGAAAACCCAAATGAATTTTTCGAACCCGTACTAAAATGGTTTAGGGAATACGTAAAGGAGCCCAATAAAGAAACTATACTAGTTTTCAAAATGGAGTATTTTAACACTGCTTCATCAAAAAGAATTCTTGATATCCTATCTATTTGTTACGAAATCCACAAGAATAAACAATCAATTTTTGTTAACTGGTTTTATCACTTTAATGATGAGGATATGAAAGAAACAGGAGAATCATTTTCCGAAATAGTTCATCTACCTTTCAAATATATAACCTATTAA
- a CDS encoding diaminopimelate epimerase — MNFPFSKYHGAGNDFVIIDNRSCFFTKEPVLIKKLCDRHFGIGADGLMLLETFANADFYMRYYNSDGNESTMCGNGGRCITLFAHKIGIIGTSTHFLGIDGEHTANIEDERMVNLKMQDIKGIEIGSDYYFINTGSPHYVCFVNDVSKVDVNSEGKKIRNSFNLINGGTNVNFVDLSQNLINIRTYERGVESETLACGTGSVASAIAVNHQTKDNKSEYSINTQGGKLTIKFHKVNDFEFNEIWLKGPATHVFDGQITI, encoded by the coding sequence ATGAACTTTCCCTTTTCCAAGTATCACGGAGCAGGTAACGATTTTGTGATTATAGATAACAGATCGTGTTTTTTCACAAAGGAACCTGTCCTAATTAAAAAACTTTGTGATCGACATTTTGGAATCGGTGCTGATGGACTAATGCTTCTTGAAACATTTGCCAACGCAGATTTTTATATGCGTTACTACAATTCCGATGGAAATGAATCAACCATGTGTGGAAATGGAGGTCGGTGTATCACTCTTTTTGCCCATAAGATTGGAATTATTGGCACTAGCACCCATTTCTTAGGTATTGATGGTGAACACACCGCAAATATTGAAGATGAGAGAATGGTTAACCTTAAAATGCAGGATATAAAGGGTATTGAAATTGGTTCAGACTACTATTTCATAAATACAGGATCCCCTCATTACGTTTGCTTTGTAAACGATGTAAGTAAGGTTGACGTGAACAGTGAAGGCAAAAAAATTAGGAATTCCTTTAACCTTATAAATGGGGGGACAAATGTTAATTTCGTTGATCTATCTCAAAATCTCATCAACATTAGAACCTATGAACGAGGTGTGGAATCAGAAACGCTTGCTTGTGGAACAGGTTCAGTAGCTTCTGCAATAGCAGTTAACCACCAAACAAAAGACAATAAATCGGAATATTCTATCAATACTCAAGGTGGTAAATTGACTATAAAGTTCCATAAAGTAAATGATTTTGAGTTCAATGAAATCTGGCTAAAAGGCCCTGCAACACATGTTTTTGATGGGCAAATTACCATTTAA